The Theileria parva strain Muguga chromosome 1, complete sequence, whole genome shotgun sequence DNA window GCATTGGATAAACCGCTTATGACGCTTTAAACCCTTTTTCGAATTCGATAACATCATGGAGTTGGCAAGCCTAACGAAGACGAAGTTCACATTCACAGGCCTGTTGTGGTCCCTTTTGTCGATTTGGATAATCCTCTTCTGGTCCATGAGTTTATACTTTTTTCGTTCCTCAGCCGATTTAACGTCCTTGTAACTGGTGTTGTAAAGCTCATTAAAGGCCTTGTCAACGAGCTTGTTGTACTTGATGTGGCCAAACATGGGCATCCACCAGTTGAAATCGTATTTCTCCTTAGAAAACTCCAAGATTTTAAGAGTTTCATCCAAGTCTGAAACTGTTAAGGTGAATTTTACTGGCTGAATATTGTCGTAGTCAGGCTCAGGAGGGATTGGCAAGTTGTTCCTTTTGGCCTTTTGAACCTCCAATTCGTACTTCTCCTTTAGATTTTGACGCCGTTCTAACTCCTCAATGAGGTCATTAAGTGTTTCACGTTTCTTTTTGTGAGTTATGGGAGGATGCCTGGTGAAGTAATAGTTACCCAGAAGCTGATCTACAGCCCTAACGAGTGCGATAGATTCAGATTGCCAGGCGCAATAGAAAACGAGAGCATAGTATGTGTTAGGTTTGAGTGGGTTGTAAATCTCGAGATTAGCGAAATCATCTGGTTCAGGATCATAAGCCTGAGACCACTCTCTGTAATTCGATAAAAAAGAGATCAATTTATTGACGTAAAATGAAAGAATCTCCCTTCCGTCCCTGAAAAGAACAAGCTTGTTCTTATCCTGATGCTCAATTTGGACAATGGGCAAGGAAGTTATGTTTAAAGGTGTTGTAATTCTAGAACTTCCGAAATTTTTAATCCTGAAATCAGACAAAGGGTCGTCAAGGATGTAGATAGGAGGAGGTTTAGGCTTCGGGGAAGGAATCCTGGGATTTACAGCTTCTATTTCAGCCGGttcaaataaatttactgAAAAATCAGTATGTGAGCTGGAATTTGGATATTTTACAGAAAAATTAGggtaatgtgtataaaagtGTTCGACATTATTAAAGTAGCGAAAACAACAGCAAAAAGAAACCgagtttaataaaattttaaaaaacattataaattaaaatattaccATGTATACAAATAAGATGAATCATCtttaaaagatttaatCTAAACAATTTACAATCTGGCAATTTTCCAAGCGTGATAGTataaaagaataaatttacaaaactaaattattcatcttcattattgttattttctAGTGTGTATCCTGAATTTCAATGAATAGTAAAGAACAAACCCATTTCAGCCAACAGTTTGTCTCTCTTGTCAGAATTAAAGAGAGTGTTGGATTCCTCCCGTTCCTTCTGATTAATCctagtaaaatttaaatattttagtgAAGGAATCTTGTGAATTAGGTACTCTCTGAAGTGAGgaacactaaaataatataacacATTGGTAAAAACATACGCAACGACGTGGTTGTCGAGTACGGCTAGCctttctaattttttacctaaaatatattagaAAATGTGTGGAATACAGTTGAAGAGTGGCTCAAGTTGTGAAACGCTTGTAATCTGAAGATTCCATGTTGAAACATTAAAACGTACGGAATTATTGGTTAAAACCAAAGAAGTTAAGTTTGGAAGGGATTCTGAAATATCATTAGCGATTTTGGAAATGCGATTTCCGGCAACaatctaaaatttaatgatgAAGTGAGGAAAATTACCAAAGTTTTAAGCCTAGTTAGTAGCGGGAAATTTTctaactttattatatcatTGTTTGAAAGATCTATAGAATCATAATCGTCATTTGTGGTTCCGAGGTTAGCAATTACGGAGATTCTTAAACCTAAACATCAATTAAACACCTAAACTAACCCCTCAAAGATAAAGTGCGATCTCCTGTGGGACATAAAAGATGGTACCCCCTTGAAATTATATCAGGGCTCAATTtcattataaatatacactaaaatacaaataaaatcaaaattgTGGGTTTGTGATTCTACGTTCAcgatataaaaataaattttaaacccAAATTGAGGGCTTGTGGCGCAACGGTAGCGCGTCCGACTCCAGATCGGAAGGTTGGGGGTTCAAATCCCTTCGGGCTcactttattaatataaaattaaatacgTTACAATTCttactataaaaattacatttacTTTTTGttagttaaatttttattatgttCCTCAATTCTCCTTAGAATCTCTTCATTCGTGAGGTTTGTATCTAATATTTTCTTAACTCCCCTTTGAATCTTCCTAACATATTCCACAACCTTTTCACCTTGTTCCGCATTTTTCTTTAGTTTTTCAAGCTTTAAGTTTAACTTTTCCAGTCTTTCCTCTAGAATCCGCTTAGTGTGTATCATTTCAACCATCTTGTCAAATTTCGTTTCCTTAACCTCTCCGCATGATTTAAGCCTGCCGAAAACAAAAGACTTCGCCTGATTGTACTTATGAATGACCTCTTTTAAAAGGTTAGGCCTCTCAGGATCATATTCCTCTATGCAGTCTATCAAATCCTCCTGGAACGGTTCTAGAGTGAATTTGCTTATCAGCCATGGAGTTATTACAATATCCTCAATTCTTGTGTAATCAGCAACACCCCTTTTGTACGAATCATATCTCAACATGGTATAGTTTACTACAAACTCTAGCCACCAGCTTGGAACAAACGTCCTCCTTTTCTCCAAGATTAGCCTGTTTAGTGACTCCCTAATTGATAAAGATACAGCATTCCTGCTACTAATACTCAAACTGGCATTAACACTTCTATATTTCACAAACCTGCCCTTCAAAAGCTCAAAAGGCGGTTCAACTGTTATACATTTTTTCTTAAGATTTAGAGTTATTTCAGCATTTGTGTGCCatagtgtaaaaaactCAACAATTCTCCTAAAGAATCTCCCGAAACTTCCGCCTCCGTAATCTTCTGGATCACCTCTGATTGCAGTTGATTTCGATATCTCAACAATAATGTACCAAAGAATGATTAGACAATATCCACCAAATAGAAAAATCGGAGCCAGACTACCAAAGTTAAAGTCATAACTGAAACTCCCCTAATCAAAATTAACTCATAAACTAATACCTGAATAATACAAGctgttaaaatgttaacACAAATCCCCAACATTTgcattttattaaacagATTATCGCTCCTCAAGTTAAACGGATAAAGGGTGAAATTAAGCACAGCAAATAGACAGGATAACATCATACTCGATACTATCCTTAAACGCCCCGACTCAGCAGGTGAAATAATCCCAATCTGAATTGTACAAATAATAGATATTATAAATCTCCTTAACAGAACAACTGAATCCCATTCCTTAAATCCTCTTCGATAACCAAAACCAAACATCTCTCCAATTCTGTCAAATTTGTGAATTGAAATGTAACAACAAAAACAACAAAAAGATAAAACTACAATAGAAATCGCGGCTGTGATAAACACTACAAACCTGAAATTTTTCATAGCACATAGTTCAACAGGCATGTGTAATAAAACTGAAACACAAGGTTGCCTCTTGTATCTCACTTTTACACACCAAACCATCTGCAACAACTCAATCCAAATAAAGTGCATCTGAATAAAGTAACAAATTGCCAAGATTCGaaaaaataacactttATAATTATCCCTAATGATATAATCCCTTCCAAAAGCATCTATATCACTGGCATTTGAactgtttttaaaaattattccaaccaactttaaaaaaattagacAAATTGGAAACAGAATAATGGAATCAATAGCCggtattaaaattgaagTTATCCTCTGAACGTaccataaaataatataatctGTATTCTTAAATATGCATCCGATTCTCAAATAAGCAAAGGACCTTAGAGGATAGGCAAATACACTGTTGAGTACGGGAACAAACCTCTTAATGCTCGAGTTTGTAAATACACTAATTATCCCATAGGGAAGCATTGTAAAGtaaaattctataaatattttaatgagAACAAAGCATACAACTTGGTTGtagaataaaaaaatcGCCAAGATCAACACCATTGAATAAATCAATGCTTTTAGTGATAAATACAACCAAATTTCATTCAGAATAGAGTTACATTCAGTGCAGTCTGTTCTGAAGTGGGAATTGTCGTAATTTCTTATACATCTGCCACAAAGGTATCCATCAGAACCACGGGAACAGTAACCGGGGAATTGAGAGCCACATCTGAACTCTAAATTACAGGGGTGGAACTCTACAAATTCAGTGTATACTCTCTCTACTATAGATACGTTCTGTTTACTCGGGTCCCAAATTTTGCTACtattttcaatattattgtaaGCAGGATAAGCTGGGTAATAACCCTGCTTCGGCTTAGGCATAACATGATCACTCAGCTTAATtgaatcaaatttatagtCCTTCTTTAATAACTTAACAATCTCAATGTCTAACCCTCCCGGACATTTTGCACCTTCCATACATTTTGAGCACTTTAGATTTTTATACCCATCAACCTCATTTTCTGAATTATTAGATATATGATACTCATCTCCTGTATTCTTAGGTTTTTTCACCCTCATGTATCTACCATACTGACAAAAACATTGACTTTTTGAAACTGAGCCACCATATGTTGTGGCATACTCCATACATCTTCCACTACAAGGTGAGTTCTCCTGACCCTCCTTGAACATCCCAGGCTCACATGGAATACATCTATTTGAATATGTTCTCTTAACAACATCAGCCAACACTGAAGTAAAGTACTGGTCCAAccctttaaaatttatctttTGTTCTTGGAAATCTTTTCCCTCTGGCATATAACCGGGTAGACATAAACACTGTGACAATGAAGATGGATTGGTGGATTGAGGAGGTATACCAGAACCAAAAGGGCACTTGTAGGaaatattatgaattttatactttaattCACTTATTTTAGACTCACTATTGGCATCAGAATCTACGTCTCCAAACCATCCGCCAGGACAATAATGGTCAGTTAAACACTTCTCACACTTTATTTTACGAgaattgttattttcagAGCCATTTATTTCAGACGGAACTAAGAATAAAGAATCGGTTAACGATAATTTATAGGCAGAATCACTCACAAAATTTATCCTATTGTAATCATCAATTTTCAAATCTAGCTCAATCATAACCTCCTTATCACTTTTATAAATTGACTTTCCAGTTACAATGTATTTAGTTGCAATCGGCATATTTTCAGAGTTTTCTACCACAGCATAGTAGCCCTGAGTGCAAGCACAGTCAGAAGCATGTTTTGAACCCATTTTATAAGTTTTAAACTTATCTGGACACCTCAAGCAAGAAAAATTGCCAATTTCTTCCTTATACCACCCAATGCTACAAGGAATACACTGGTTCTTGACTAGTTTCGATGGCTCATACCCTGCCTTACAAAGACATGACTCAACGGTGTTAGAACCTATTTCAAGCGTTACTGAATTTTCGTGGCACGGGGTTGGAATTCTAGTACCAGTACAAAAACTGTTTAGTGGACATAAAACAGCCTTAAACggaaaattataaacaacTTCACAAAGTTTGATAGTTTCAGATTCCTCATAATTATCTTTAATTTGAAGGTcgaaaaaatataatttacacctTTTAAATTCTACATTAATGAATCTGGTTCCATCATACAATCTAACTTGATTGGTTGTATAAGGTgttgattttttattaagGTAATAACCATCCTCCCCAAAAGAGTAACCTGTACAATATATATTCCGCAAACATTCCTTAGAACAGGCCGTTTCAGTCTCCCTTAAAACAGTAGTGCTATGCCTTGAACTGATGCTGTTCTTTTTGGccattacacattttacctTTAGTTCATTAGAATCAGTCCTTTCTTTGATATATTTGCTTTCAAAAGATTCAGACTCAGTATGGTTGTCATCTTCCACCAATAAAGAATGCTCAACTGTGAGCAAaactttaataaaataacctTTTTCTGGGATACATGATAAAATGCTTTTGGATCCAACTGACAGAGTTGTTGTGTTATCCGGACAGGGTAGGCATGATATATCACTTGATTCTAAGTGCTGGAAGAACCCAACTTTACACTGGTGACAATCAACCGATAGGTTGATGGGATTACGatacatataaatatttccGTATCTCATTGGACAAGTACAATCAATTGCAGAAAGAGCTTTATCTTGGTTTAAAATACTGTTCAACCCACACCTCCTAGGTTGATTGTCAAATCCAGGACAGTATGAATTGTATGGACACTTGTAACAATCTTTAGCGTtgatgttaaaataataacctGAAATACAAAATCTGCAATCCTTTACAGACGTTGAACCCAGTTCATTTGTAACTAAAACAGTATTTGAAGTTTCATTTTGAAATTTCTCCAAGTGGTTTGAgaataattgataaattccTAAATCATCCTCGTTGGATACGGCGCATTCTaaattaaatctaaaaagATCCGAGTTCTGATTTAGAGGCCTAGCTTCATTTTTGTTTGAATGTGCGTGGCAATATGTGCATGGAATATTACCCACAGTATCCTTGTACCCGAATTGAGAACAAGGCTCACAACCAGAAAAGGTGTATCCGTATCCTTTGTCACACTCACAGTCAGCTTCACTAGAGCTAAATCGATCGATTGTGCTTTTCCCTAATCCACATAAGTTAGGAGGGGAATCTCCCCCGAGACAGAAATATCCAATATCACAAGGTGCACAAATTGGACTTGCAACTTCAATTTCTTCGTACTTCATTCCAAATTTTGAGCCCATTCCTACTGAATTTAGCAAATCCAAAGGAATTGTTTCCTCAGGTGAGCCTACATTCTttatattgtaaaatttcGGTTCACAGTAGCAGTGTAATTCTTCGAGTGATTTTGCTCCAACCACTTCTGATGTTACGTTATTTCCACAAGTACCTGGGCAAGGAGTATCACCAATATCATCTTTAAATGTTCCGGGCTCACATAACACACAATTTCCacctttaaaataatatccTGGTCTACACAAACATTCCCAAAAGTGCCTTGAACCCAATTGTTTAGTGGTAGAATTTGGTTTTTTTAAGGAGCAAGGAATACAAAAGTCctcattttcatcatttcTATATGTTCCAACAGGGCATTGTTCGCATTTTCTCAGTGCTTTATTAAATTGATGTCCAGGGGCACATGATGCAAATATTGTGAAAGTTGTTGAGACATGTTTGAGTAAGTTTCCTCCATATATTGTTATCGTATATCTCCCAGTCACATTTATTTTCCCAGTTATTACCCCAGTTTTAAAATCGTTTGATAATCCTAACTGTTGTAGAGTTGCGCTATGACCCTTACGAGTTTTTGGGTCCTTTTTTTCATAGAAAAACTCAAAATAATCTCCCTTTTTGGTTGgcattaaattaatttcatctCCACTCTGATATTTATCCAAAACATTGTAGTAAAAACTCAAATTTACATATGAATTAATGGGCTTATTTTGTACAAATTGCTCTATTGCACCTAAATTGCTCCTCCAAGATGAAATATAAATCATTTTGTTGTTTGAATCAAGTGTGatttttgaaattaatCCTCTAGAATACATCACCTTGTATCCAGAAAGCTCATCATTCACAGTTTTGAACAGTATTATCCTACCAGTCGTGTGTTCAGAGACAACCAATAAAGTATGCTTTTCCGACATGAACGCAACAGTATAAAAATCCATTGAAGATGGTTTATCCAGATAACCTACAGCTACATAGTTGTTTTCAGATATGCCATCATAACTTTTAAACAAGGAAAGGGAAGGTCTGGGCTGCGAAGTACTTAATTTATAGGTATTAATCAAGTTTTTTTCAGGGTCCAGGCAAAATAACTTAGAATTGTCTGCTGGCACTCCAGTCTCAACCTCTGAAAGTATGCTGTTACAATAAACATCTTCTACAACCATCttttttttaacaattatggGAGTTCCAGATCCAGGCACTATATAAGAATAGATGACTCTTTTATGGCCATCTGAGATTAAAAACGTATTACTATTAATCATCGCTATGTCCAATGGATTCACAAGTAAATGAGGAAAAACTACTTGGAAAGTTAAGCTGGTACGCTGAATTGGAAGATCAACTACTACCGCATATTTCTCACCTAGAAAAACAAGTGACTTTTGAAACTTCATTTCCTTACACAGTATCCAGCTTCCCTCTGTTTCATTCCCTACAAAATTCATAAACAATCTGAGTTTATCCTTTGACACATTTACAACTCCATTTCTAACGTCAAACATTACAGCCCAAAGCCTATTATTACAATCTGAC harbors:
- a CDS encoding GCC2 and GCC3 family protein, coding for MDFYTVAFMSEKHTLLVVSEHTTGRIILFKTVNDELSGYKVMYSRGLISKITLDSNNKMIYISSWRSNLGAIEQFVQNKPINSYVNLSFYYNVLDKYQSGDEINLMPTKKGDYFEFFYEKKDPKTRKGHSATLQQLGLSNDFKTGVITGKINVTGRYTITIYGGNLLKHVSTTFTIFASCAPGHQFNKALRKCEQCPVGTYRNDENEDFCIPCSLKKPNSTTKQLGSRHFWECLCRPGYYFKGGNCVLCEPGTFKDDIGDTPCPGTCGNNVTSEVVGAKSLEELHCYCEPKFYNIKNVGSPEETIPLDLLNSVGMGSKFGMKYEEIEVASPICAPCDIGYFCLGGDSPPNLCGLGKSTIDRFSSSEADCECDKGYGYTFSGCEPCSQFGYKDTVGNIPCTYCHAHSNKNEARPLNQNSDLFRFNLECAVSNEDDLGIYQLFSNHLEKFQNETSNTVLVTNELGSTSVKDCRFCISGYYFNINAKDCYKCPYNSYCPGFDNQPRRCGLNSILNQDKALSAIDCTCPMRYGNIYMYRNPINLSVDCHQCKVGFFQHLESSDISCLPCPDNTTTLSVGSKSILSCIPEKGYFIKVLLTVEHSLLVEDDNHTESESFESKYIKERTDSNELKVKCVMAKKNSISSRHSTTVLRETETACSKECLRNIYCTGYSFGEDGYYLNKKSTPYTTNQVRLYDGTRFINVEFKRCKLYFFDLQIKDNYEESETIKLCEVVYNFPFKAVLCPLNSFCTGTRIPTPCHENSVTLEIGSNTVESCLCKAGYEPSKLVKNQCIPCSIGWYKEEIGNFSCLRCPDKFKTYKMGSKHASDCACTQGYYAVVENSENMPIATKYIVTGKSIYKSDKEVMIELDLKIDDYNRINFVSDSAYKLSLTDSLFLVPSEINGSENNNSRKIKCEKCLTDHYCPGGWFGDVDSDANSESKISELKYKIHNISYKCPFGSGIPPQSTNPSSLSQCLCLPGYMPEGKDFQEQKINFKGLDQYFTSVLADVVKRTYSNRCIPCEPGMFKEGQENSPCSGRCMEYATTYGGSVSKSQCFCQYGRYMRVKKPKNTGDEYHISNNSENEVDGYKNLKCSKCMEGAKCPGGLDIEIVKLLKKDYKFDSIKLSDHVMPKPKQGYYPAYPAYNNIENSSKIWDPSKQNVSIVERVYTEFVEFHPCNLEFRCGSQFPGYCSRGSDGYLCGRCIRNYDNSHFRTDCTECNSILNEIWLYLSLKALIYSMVLILAIFLFYNQVVCFVLIKIFIEFYFTMLPYGIISVFTNSSIKRFVPVLNSVFAYPLRSFAYLRIGCIFKNTDYIILWYVQRITSILIPAIDSIILFPICLIFLKLVGIIFKNSSNASDIDAFGRDYIIRDNYKVLFFRILAICYFIQMHFIWIELLQMVWCVKVRYKRQPCVSVLLHMPVELCAMKNFRFVVFITAAISIVVLSFCCFCCYISIHKFDRIGEMFGFGYRRGFKEWDSVVLLRRFIISIICTIQIGIISPAESGRLRIVSSMMLSCLFAVLNFTLYPFNLRSDNLFNKMQMLGICVNILTACIIQGSFSYDFNFGSLAPIFLFGGYCLIILWYIIVEISKSTAIRGDPEDYGGGSFGRFFRRIVEFFTLWHTNAEITLNLKKKCITVEPPFELLKGRFVKYRSVNASLSISSRNAVSLSIRESLNRLILEKRRTFVPSWWLEFVVNYTMLRYDSYKRGVADYTRIEDIVITPWLISKFTLEPFQEDLIDCIEEYDPERPNLLKEVIHKYNQAKSFVFGRLKSCGEVKETKFDKMVEMIHTKRILEERLEKLNLKLEKLKKNAEQGEKVVEYVRKIQRGVKKILDTNLTNEEILRRIEEHNKNLTNKK
- a CDS encoding Leucine-rich repeat family protein, whose amino-acid sequence is MKLSPDIISRGYHLLCPTGDRTLSLRGLRISVIANLGTTNDDYDSIDLSNNDIIKLENFPLLTRLKTLIVAGNRISKIANDISESLPNLTSLVLTNNSITSVSQLEPLFNCIPHIF